In a genomic window of Passer domesticus isolate bPasDom1 chromosome 3, bPasDom1.hap1, whole genome shotgun sequence:
- the CD24 gene encoding signal transducer CD24 yields MGMGTALAARLGLGLLLLALLLPTQIYCGPNGTSPTPSNNSSASSTSLSAVTNSVNNTTTHGHGNSLHSTTSLFFILSVSLLYFCC; encoded by the exons ATGGGCATGGGGACGGCGCTGGCGGCGCGGCTcggcctggggctgctgctccttgccctcctccttcccacGCAG ATCTACTGTGGTCCCAATGGAACAAGTCCAACACCTTCAAACAATTCTTCAGCAAGTTCCACTTCTCTGTCAGCTGTCACAAATTCAGTGAACAATACCACCACTCACGGACATGGAAATTCTCTTCACTCAACCACAAgcctttttttcattctctcagtttctcttctgtatttttgctgttaA